Proteins encoded by one window of Girardinichthys multiradiatus isolate DD_20200921_A chromosome 14, DD_fGirMul_XY1, whole genome shotgun sequence:
- the dhrs4 gene encoding dehydrogenase/reductase SDR family member 4 isoform X1 has product MSYMIMFRGVSRFLRTNPVSGQRSMSQSSLDGKVAIVTASTDGIGLAAARALGKRGAHVVVSSRRQANVDKAVALLQSQSIRVTGTTCNVGKGEDREKLVQLIRPVERSAQEGFETHSSVWSFSWAPFFQTLMWTALVKSFQGASFCLMRGKKTVDQCGGIDILVSNAAVNPFFGNILDSTEDVWDKILSVNVKSAFLLTKLVVPHMEKRGGGNIIFVSSVAGYQPMQALGPYSVSKTALLGLTKALAPELAHGNIRVNCVAPGIIKTRFSSALWQNKDVADEFKKQLSIKRIGEPEEIGGTIAFLCSDEASYITGETIAVTGGMSCRL; this is encoded by the exons ATGTCCTACATG ATAATGTTTCGAGGTGTATCCAGGTTTCTGAGGACCAACCCTGTTTCTGGCCAGAGAAGCATGTCTCAGAGCAGTCTGGATGGGAAAGTAGCGATTGTTACAGCCTCAACAGATGG AATCGGCCTGGCTGCAGCTCGGGCTCTAGGAAAAAGAGGGGCCCATGTGGTTGTAAGCAGCCGGCGGCAGGCCAACGTGGACAAGGCTGTGGCTTTGCTACAGAGCCAGAGCATCAGAGTAACTGGAACCACATGTAATGTCGGCAAAGGAGAGGACAGAGAGAAGCTGGTTCAGCTG ATCAGACCTGTAGAACGTTCTGCTCAGGAGGGATTTGAAACCCATTCCTCCGTATGGAGCTTCAGCTGGGCtcctttctttcagactctgatGTGGACAGCTCTGGTGAAGTCATTCCAAGGGGCCTCATTCTGCCTGATGAGGGGGAAAAAG ACTGTGGATCAGTGTGGGGGCATTGACATCCTGGTGTCCAACGCAGCGGTCAACCCTTTCTTTGGAAACATCTTAGACTCCACAGAGGACGTGTGGGACAAG atTCTGTCTGTAAATGTAAAATCTGCCTTCCTCCTGACTAAGCTGGTGGTGCCTCATATGGAGAAGAGAGG AGGAGGAAACATAATATTTGTGTCTTCGGTAGCTGGATACCAACCAATGCAG gCCTTGGGCCCCTACAGCGTGAGTAAAACCGCCCTGCTAGGTCTAACCAAGGCACTGGCTCCTGAGCTGGCTCATGGTAACATTAGAGTGAACTGTGTGGCCCCTGGAATCATCAAGACCCGCTTCAGTTCTGCG TTGTGGCAGAACAAAGACGTTGCGGATGAGTTCAAAAAGCAGCTGAGCATTAAAAG AATCGGAGAACCTGAAGAAATCGGAGGGACGATTGCTTTCCTGTGCTCTGATGAGGCTTCCTACATTACAGGAGAGACCATCGCAGTGACGGGAGGGATGAGCTGTCGACTCTGA
- the dhrs4 gene encoding dehydrogenase/reductase SDR family member 4 isoform X3, which yields MSYMIMFRGVSRFLRTNPVSGQRSMSQSSLDGKVAIVTASTDGIGLAAARALGKRGAHVVVSSRRQANVDKAVALLQSQSIRVTGTTCNVGKGEDREKLVQLTVDQCGGIDILVSNAAVNPFFGNILDSTEDVWDKILSVNVKSAFLLTKLVVPHMEKRGGGNIIFVSSVAGYQPMQALGPYSVSKTALLGLTKALAPELAHGNIRVNCVAPGIIKTRFSSALWQNKDVADEFKKQLSIKRIGEPEEIGGTIAFLCSDEASYITGETIAVTGGMSCRL from the exons ATGTCCTACATG ATAATGTTTCGAGGTGTATCCAGGTTTCTGAGGACCAACCCTGTTTCTGGCCAGAGAAGCATGTCTCAGAGCAGTCTGGATGGGAAAGTAGCGATTGTTACAGCCTCAACAGATGG AATCGGCCTGGCTGCAGCTCGGGCTCTAGGAAAAAGAGGGGCCCATGTGGTTGTAAGCAGCCGGCGGCAGGCCAACGTGGACAAGGCTGTGGCTTTGCTACAGAGCCAGAGCATCAGAGTAACTGGAACCACATGTAATGTCGGCAAAGGAGAGGACAGAGAGAAGCTGGTTCAGCTG ACTGTGGATCAGTGTGGGGGCATTGACATCCTGGTGTCCAACGCAGCGGTCAACCCTTTCTTTGGAAACATCTTAGACTCCACAGAGGACGTGTGGGACAAG atTCTGTCTGTAAATGTAAAATCTGCCTTCCTCCTGACTAAGCTGGTGGTGCCTCATATGGAGAAGAGAGG AGGAGGAAACATAATATTTGTGTCTTCGGTAGCTGGATACCAACCAATGCAG gCCTTGGGCCCCTACAGCGTGAGTAAAACCGCCCTGCTAGGTCTAACCAAGGCACTGGCTCCTGAGCTGGCTCATGGTAACATTAGAGTGAACTGTGTGGCCCCTGGAATCATCAAGACCCGCTTCAGTTCTGCG TTGTGGCAGAACAAAGACGTTGCGGATGAGTTCAAAAAGCAGCTGAGCATTAAAAG AATCGGAGAACCTGAAGAAATCGGAGGGACGATTGCTTTCCTGTGCTCTGATGAGGCTTCCTACATTACAGGAGAGACCATCGCAGTGACGGGAGGGATGAGCTGTCGACTCTGA
- the dhrs4 gene encoding dehydrogenase/reductase SDR family member 4 isoform X2, with protein MFRGVSRFLRTNPVSGQRSMSQSSLDGKVAIVTASTDGIGLAAARALGKRGAHVVVSSRRQANVDKAVALLQSQSIRVTGTTCNVGKGEDREKLVQLIRPVERSAQEGFETHSSVWSFSWAPFFQTLMWTALVKSFQGASFCLMRGKKTVDQCGGIDILVSNAAVNPFFGNILDSTEDVWDKILSVNVKSAFLLTKLVVPHMEKRGGGNIIFVSSVAGYQPMQALGPYSVSKTALLGLTKALAPELAHGNIRVNCVAPGIIKTRFSSALWQNKDVADEFKKQLSIKRIGEPEEIGGTIAFLCSDEASYITGETIAVTGGMSCRL; from the exons ATGTTTCGAGGTGTATCCAGGTTTCTGAGGACCAACCCTGTTTCTGGCCAGAGAAGCATGTCTCAGAGCAGTCTGGATGGGAAAGTAGCGATTGTTACAGCCTCAACAGATGG AATCGGCCTGGCTGCAGCTCGGGCTCTAGGAAAAAGAGGGGCCCATGTGGTTGTAAGCAGCCGGCGGCAGGCCAACGTGGACAAGGCTGTGGCTTTGCTACAGAGCCAGAGCATCAGAGTAACTGGAACCACATGTAATGTCGGCAAAGGAGAGGACAGAGAGAAGCTGGTTCAGCTG ATCAGACCTGTAGAACGTTCTGCTCAGGAGGGATTTGAAACCCATTCCTCCGTATGGAGCTTCAGCTGGGCtcctttctttcagactctgatGTGGACAGCTCTGGTGAAGTCATTCCAAGGGGCCTCATTCTGCCTGATGAGGGGGAAAAAG ACTGTGGATCAGTGTGGGGGCATTGACATCCTGGTGTCCAACGCAGCGGTCAACCCTTTCTTTGGAAACATCTTAGACTCCACAGAGGACGTGTGGGACAAG atTCTGTCTGTAAATGTAAAATCTGCCTTCCTCCTGACTAAGCTGGTGGTGCCTCATATGGAGAAGAGAGG AGGAGGAAACATAATATTTGTGTCTTCGGTAGCTGGATACCAACCAATGCAG gCCTTGGGCCCCTACAGCGTGAGTAAAACCGCCCTGCTAGGTCTAACCAAGGCACTGGCTCCTGAGCTGGCTCATGGTAACATTAGAGTGAACTGTGTGGCCCCTGGAATCATCAAGACCCGCTTCAGTTCTGCG TTGTGGCAGAACAAAGACGTTGCGGATGAGTTCAAAAAGCAGCTGAGCATTAAAAG AATCGGAGAACCTGAAGAAATCGGAGGGACGATTGCTTTCCTGTGCTCTGATGAGGCTTCCTACATTACAGGAGAGACCATCGCAGTGACGGGAGGGATGAGCTGTCGACTCTGA
- the tinf2 gene encoding TERF1-interacting nuclear factor 2 isoform X1, which produces MAARKPKENDASLPFAALQLLAPPVRLVSAALWKVLKQRDVMQYGVVEEFVTSACETVPGLLTLRHQGKLALGLRARLILELCLKDPDVNVIAPHLERICAPALLLSSSASAVKRDVKILRTVESFHSFVETLLTNQAERELFFKEQFPIDYGPKFDQELEKLLWEFLIRLDQLLPVPNLAQTVSWLSDAPPVLEECAQAATQPQLLKILLQHQTCLGHLESAASLPPNMGDSILASLSLPPSGKVPSNQPAGVSWSAAERTNCSKPGDGTPFVTPVIRLISNDNVPAMVSARKRTLLGEKDSKDATNDQQDPSTNFTLVKLKPNPVGVDQEQVEEKRRSSNQSVGRKRKQLDTTESGSEEEEISENASGEKRINRNQRIRETEEDGSRTVQNSGCNRELLNSYISKLGFEKLHLPEDPSLCSVFASCLSSRPRVVIQKLSVASASTRLSGGGGKSFYKEQQKQKRKSSTGKQTPESPGLDDKENRPVLSTGSSSSSQQRSHAEMVAVSGEDYVADSEDEASKNFKGRLFMKRYYKTKHGTYVPTLREFWKPGMTRRNLLSAASKRR; this is translated from the exons ATGGCTGCAAGAAAACCGAAAGAAAATG ATGCCAGCCTTCCCTTTGCTGCTCTCCAGCTCCTGGCCCCGCCTGTCCGCCTGGTTTCGGCAGCGCTCTGGAAGGTGCTAAAGCAGAGGGATGTGATGCAGTATGGAGTCGTGGAGGAATTTGTGACTTCAGCCTGTGAGACCGTTCCTGGGCTGCTTACTTTGCGACACCAGGGCAAGCTGGCTCTGGGCCTCAGAGCACGG tTAATATTAGAATTGTGCCTAAAAGACCCAGATGTTAACGTGATTGCACCACATCTGGAGAGGATCTGTGCTCCTGCTCTTCTTTTATCTTCATCTGCCTCTGCTGTG AAGAGGGATGTGAAGATTCTGAGAACGGTGGAAAGTTTCCATTCTTTCGTTGAAACTCTGCTAACAAACCAAGCAGAGAGAGAACTCTTCTTTAAA gAACAGTTTCCCATAGATTATGGCCCAAAGTTTGACCAGGAGCTGGAGAAGCTGTTGTGGGAATTTTTGATCCGACTGGACCAGTTGCTCCCGGTTCCCAACCTAGCTCAG ACGGTGTCATGGCTCAGTGATGCCCCTCCTGTCCTGGAGGAGTGTGCACAAGCAGCCACTCAGCCACAGCTTCTCAAGATCCTCCTTCAACATCAGACGTGTCTGGGTCACCTGGAGTCAGCAG CGTCTCTACCCCCAAACATGGGGGACTCTATCCTGGCTTCTCTTTCTCTGCCTCCATCTGGAAAAGTCCCATCCAATCAACCAGCGGGAGTCAGCTGGTCGGCTGCTGAGCGGACAAACTGCTCAAAGCCAGGAGACGGTACACCGTTTGTTACACCTGTAATTAGACTCATTTCTAATGACAATGTTCCAGCCATGGTCTCTGCCAGGAAAAGAACCTTGCTAGGTGAAAAGGACTCAAAAGATGCAACAAACGATCAACAGGATCCAAGCACAAATTTCACTTTGGTCAAACTGAAACCAAACCCTGTTGGAGTGGACCAGGAacaggtggaggagaagaggagGTCCTCAAATCAAAGTGTTGGAAGGAAACGCAAGCAGCTAGACACAACAGAAAGTGGCTCCGAGGAGGAAGAGATTTCTGAGAATGCATCTGGAGAGAAGAGGATCAACCGGAACCAGAGAATCAGAGAGACGGAGGAAGACGGATCACGAACTGTACAAAACAGTGGTTGCAATAGAGAACTCCTAAATAGTTATATAAGTAAGCTCGGCTTTGAGAAGCTGCACCTACCTGAAGATCCGTCCCTCTGCTCTGTTTTTGCTTCCTGCCTCAGCAGCCGTCCCAGAGTTGTTATCCAGAAACTGTCGGTTGCTTCTGCTAGCACCAGGTTGTCTGGCGGAGGAGGGAAATCATTTTACAAAGAGCAACAGAAGCAGAAGAGGAAGTCCTCAACAGGGAAACAAACACCTGAAAGTCCTGGCCTGGATGATAAAGA AAACCGGCCTGTATTATCCACTGGGAGCAGCTCTTCTTCCCAGCAGAGGAGTCATGCAG AGATGGTGGCTGTGTCAGGAGAAGACTACGTAGCAGATTCTGAGGACGAGGCATCCAAGAACTTCAAAGGGAGG CTGTTCATGAAGCGTTACTACAAGACCAAACACGGCACGTATGTTCCCACCCTGAGGGAGTTCTGGAAACCCGGGATGACCCGACGGAACCTGCTGTCCGCTGCCAGCAAACGCAGGTGA
- the tinf2 gene encoding TERF1-interacting nuclear factor 2 isoform X2 encodes MAARKPKENDASLPFAALQLLAPPVRLVSAALWKVLKQRDVMQYGVVEEFVTSACETVPGLLTLRHQGKLALGLRARLILELCLKDPDVNVIAPHLERICAPALLLSSSASAVKRDVKILRTVESFHSFVETLLTNQAERELFFKEQFPIDYGPKFDQELEKLLWEFLIRLDQLLPVPNLAQTVSWLSDAPPVLEECAQAATQPQLLKILLQHQTCLGHLESAASLPPNMGDSILASLSLPPSGKVPSNQPAGVSWSAAERTNCSKPGDETGLYYPLGAALLPSRGVMQMVAVSGEDYVADSEDEASKNFKGRLFMKRYYKTKHGTYVPTLREFWKPGMTRRNLLSAASKRR; translated from the exons ATGGCTGCAAGAAAACCGAAAGAAAATG ATGCCAGCCTTCCCTTTGCTGCTCTCCAGCTCCTGGCCCCGCCTGTCCGCCTGGTTTCGGCAGCGCTCTGGAAGGTGCTAAAGCAGAGGGATGTGATGCAGTATGGAGTCGTGGAGGAATTTGTGACTTCAGCCTGTGAGACCGTTCCTGGGCTGCTTACTTTGCGACACCAGGGCAAGCTGGCTCTGGGCCTCAGAGCACGG tTAATATTAGAATTGTGCCTAAAAGACCCAGATGTTAACGTGATTGCACCACATCTGGAGAGGATCTGTGCTCCTGCTCTTCTTTTATCTTCATCTGCCTCTGCTGTG AAGAGGGATGTGAAGATTCTGAGAACGGTGGAAAGTTTCCATTCTTTCGTTGAAACTCTGCTAACAAACCAAGCAGAGAGAGAACTCTTCTTTAAA gAACAGTTTCCCATAGATTATGGCCCAAAGTTTGACCAGGAGCTGGAGAAGCTGTTGTGGGAATTTTTGATCCGACTGGACCAGTTGCTCCCGGTTCCCAACCTAGCTCAG ACGGTGTCATGGCTCAGTGATGCCCCTCCTGTCCTGGAGGAGTGTGCACAAGCAGCCACTCAGCCACAGCTTCTCAAGATCCTCCTTCAACATCAGACGTGTCTGGGTCACCTGGAGTCAGCAG CGTCTCTACCCCCAAACATGGGGGACTCTATCCTGGCTTCTCTTTCTCTGCCTCCATCTGGAAAAGTCCCATCCAATCAACCAGCGGGAGTCAGCTGGTCGGCTGCTGAGCGGACAAACTGCTCAAAGCCAGGAGACG AAACCGGCCTGTATTATCCACTGGGAGCAGCTCTTCTTCCCAGCAGAGGAGTCATGCAG ATGGTGGCTGTGTCAGGAGAAGACTACGTAGCAGATTCTGAGGACGAGGCATCCAAGAACTTCAAAGGGAGG CTGTTCATGAAGCGTTACTACAAGACCAAACACGGCACGTATGTTCCCACCCTGAGGGAGTTCTGGAAACCCGGGATGACCCGACGGAACCTGCTGTCCGCTGCCAGCAAACGCAGGTGA
- the cideb gene encoding cell death activator CIDE-B translates to MDSTSSFFKSVTRRVWSPPQRPFRVCCNRRETKKGITAGTLEDLKERVCQALLLTISAASVYLVCEEDGTEVDSDEFLMTLPDNTMLMALETGQTWKPQAGSIVLKNHDKPRTGRDIARVTFDLYRISPKDVFGSLSVKATFQGLYSVSADFQCLGPKKVLREALRLASTLLQAAGHLLISSASMIRRVIEGTELWQPQRAEYTASWH, encoded by the exons ATGGATTCCACATCTTCATTCTTCAA ATCTGTGACCAGGCGGGTCTGGTCCCCGCCTCAGCGACCTTTCAGAGTCTGCTGTAACAGAAGGGAGACCAAGAAAGGGATCACAGCAGGGACCCTGGAGGACCTGAAAGAGAGG GTATGCCAGGCTTTGCTGCTGACCATTTCTGCAGCGTCTGTGTACCTGGTATGTGAGGAGGACGGTACTGAAGTGGACTCTGATGAGTTCCTCATGACCCTACCGGACAACACCATGCTCATGGCCTTAGAGACTGGACAGACATGGAAACCACAGGCG GGTTCAATTGTTCTTAAAAACCACGACAAGCCTCGTACTGGCAGAGACATAGCGCGAGTCACCTTTGACCTTTACAGAATAAGCCCTAAGGATGTGTTTGGCTCCCTGAGTGTGAAGGCTACATTCCAAGGCCTGTACTCTGTGAGCGCCGACTTTCAGTGTCTGGGGCCCAAGAAGGTCCTCAG GGAAGCGCTGCGCCTCGCCTCCACCCTCCTTCAGGCCGCAGGACACCTGCTTATCAGCTCTGCATCCATGATCCGCCGCGTCATCGAAGGCACTGAGCTCTGGCAGCCGCAGAGGGCCGAGTACACAGCAAGCTGGCATTAA
- the homezb gene encoding LOW QUALITY PROTEIN: homeobox and leucine zipper encoding b (The sequence of the model RefSeq protein was modified relative to this genomic sequence to represent the inferred CDS: inserted 1 base in 1 codon): MKAMFEELKLLQQEMVALQCKLYRDNNGDLIFQATTMRQLTDRMNITPTQKTPDALVGSQTSPGIRTPPWSGRICLPLLFENNRVLRVHVHEVNMLPDEVVDELDKAFGRFPYLTHKQTAALGQRCSLHPDQVKVWFMAQRLHYGISWDYKDISEIWNQLKSNHEDNEEDEEFQDRNVKDEEVKNKNQKDADKECGGKKQNAEVVPSLNSNMEQEQPMKKETFRKGEEDAASAPLEQKRRLVRSKRGKKRMKQDERITNQAEKSGAKLKTIEDEEETSSTCEGAVLTKKIRAKMKPISSSVKTSHGNLLAVKSSFEEKIEALADLEEPLSAKVAKQNNVVTDVEELKEINKAETNLLSSNSPTTGTSQEETHSADGAALGTQARVKTKSQLFMLRSIFLEFQYPDSEQYSLLSRLVGMXHLVQWFGDHRYVVKKSKPCWMTEEQHNKVLANIKYQQHKNLLSRGRPKTVAAGPGL; the protein is encoded by the exons ATGAAGGCCATGTTTGAGGAGCTTAAATTACTTCAGCAGGAAATGGTTGCTCTACAATGCAAACTCTACAGAGATAACAACGGG GACTTAATTTTCCAGGCGACTACGATGAGGCAGCTCACTGACAGAATGAACATCACACCCACACAGAAGACTCCCGATGCTCTTGTAGGCAGCCAAACTTCACCAGGTATCAGAACGCCTCCCTGGAGTGGCCGCATATGTCTCCCCCTGCTCTTTGAGAATAATAGGGTGTTACGGGTACATGTACATGAGGTCAACATGCTGCCGGATGAAGTAGTGGATGAGCTCGACAAGGCCTTTGGCAGGTTCCCCTATCTGACCCACAAACAGACTGCTGCCTTAGGGCAGCGCTGCTCCCTGCATCCGGACCAGGTAAAGGTTTGGTTTATGGCACAGAGGCTCCACTATGGCATTAGCTGGGACTATAAGGACATCAGTGAGATCTGGAACCAGTTGAAATCCAACCATGAAGACAACGAAGAAGATGAGGAGTTCCAAGACAGGAACGTAAAAGATGAAGAAGTGAAGAACAAGAATCAGAAGGACGCCGATAAAGAGTGTGGTGGAAAGAAACAGAATGCAGAAGTGGTGCCATCTTTGAATTCTAATATGGAGCAGGAGCAACCaatgaaaaaggaaacatttagaAAAGGGGAAGAAGACGCAGCCTCCGCGCCACTAGAGCAGAAAAGAAGATTGGTTAGATCTAAGAGGGGAaagaaaagaatgaaacaaGATGAGAGGATCACCAATCAAGCAGAAAAATCAGgagcaaaactgaaaacaattgAGGATGAGGAGGAAACCTCCAGCACATGTGAAGGAGCGGTTCTCACCAAGAAAATAAGAGCAAAAATGAAACCAATCTCCAGCTCAGTAAAAACTTCCCACGGGAATCTTCTCGCTGTGAAAAGCAGCTTTGAGGAGAAAATTGAAGCATTGGCTGATCTTGAGGAACCTCTGTCTGCTAAAgtagcaaaacaaaataatgtggTCACTGATGTAGAGGAACTAAAGGAGATTAATAAAGCTGAAACCAACCTTCTTTCCTCAAACAGTCCAACTACTGGGACCAGTCAGGAGGAGACTCACTCAGCAGATGGAGCAGCTCTGGGCACTCAAGCCAGAGTGAAGACAAAGTCTCAGCTCTTCATGCTAAGGAGCATCTTCCTGGAGTTCCAGTACCCAGATTCTGAGCAGTATAGCTTGCTGTCAAGGCTGGTCGGCA TCCATTTGGTGCAATGGTTCGGGGACCACCGCTATGTTGTTAAAAAATCAAAGCCTTGCTGGATGACAGAGGAACAACACAATAAGGTGCTGGCCAACATCAAGTACCAGCAACACAAAAACCTCCTGTCAAGAGGACGACCGAAGACGGTGGCTGCAGGGCCTGGATTATGA
- the si:dkey-183c6.9 gene encoding tripartite motif-containing protein 5: MKCEISMCVQHLQAHLTTPVLLQTHPLTEPMAIDGNTKCPLHGKLLEYYCLDDKTCVCVSCAIEDQHRLHNMKTFSTAHKELLEKLKAEQEALKVKTEDDNMSLEKWEKSEREKLARCSVRLTEAVTNLRDISLTSVQSSVSARMVSIRTSRSSMQAAQNEKDTFRFLQMYSQVNQDVEKAKAVDLRKGLEPGSHRDKLVLEIRQNGEKMVDKASNFLESLLTLVDPESHQDLDASSDLIFEHQTSNWSMSLSKDRRTVFYNSWLGECSATLLIHSTRSVPIYQRWMLSLTDAADWMIGLCDKQSAKNPMNGPVYGLSCEDNRLSYVTTKHHGGPDASFSSSPFGTQTTINTTTGERLTVCSTLLTSENKNGDEADQRPEMVEVFRNFVASRLSFFSRNGQYQKEEIITIETTLNNWELVPFVRLGKENAQNTSQQQWKCSCGHYSRSYQTSCPRCGQTFSGSFITEVVCELC, translated from the coding sequence ATGAAATGTGAGATCTCCATGTGCGTCCAGCACCTGCAGGCCCACCTGACCACACCTGTGTTACTGCAGACCCATCCTCTCACTGAGCCCATGGCTATAGATGGAAACACTAAATGTCCACTGCATGGGAAGCTCCTGGAGTACTACTGTCTGGATGATAAGACATGTGTTTGCGTTTCCTGTGCCATTGAAGACCAGCACCGCCTACACAACATGAAGACCTTCTCCACGGCCCACAAAGAGCTCCTGGAGAAGCTGAAAGCTGAGCAGGAGGCATTAAAGGTGAAAACTGAGGATGACAACATGAGTCTGGAGAAGTGGGAGAAGAGTGAACGAGAGAAGCTGGCTCGCTGCAGCGTGCGCCTCACTGAGGCTGTGACTAATCTGCGGGACATTTCTCTGACCAGTGTCCAAAGTTCAGTTTCTGCTCGAATGGTgtccatcagaaccagcagGAGCAGCATGCAGGCAGCGCAGAACGAGAAGGACACCTTTAGATTCCTACAGATGTACTCGCAAGTGAACCAGGATGTGGAGAAAGCCAAGGCTGTGGATCTGAGGAAAGGCTTGGAGCCTGGCAGCCATCGGGACAAACTGGTTCTGGAGATAAGACAGAACGGAGAGAAGATGGTGGACAAAGCGTCCAACTTTTTAGAATCATTGTTGACCCTGGTTGATCCTGAAAGCCACCAGGATCTTGAtgcttcttcagacctgatcttTGAACACCAGACTTCCAATTGGAGCATGTCCCTGTCCAAAGACAGAAGGACGGTTTTCTACAACAGCTGGCTGGGTGAATGTTCTGCCACTCTTCTAATCCATAGCACTCGATCAGTTCCCATCTATCAGAGGTGGATGCTCAGTCTTACCGATGCAGCTGATTGGATGATTGGTTTGTGTGATAAACAGTCTGCAAAGAACCCAATGAATGGACCGGTCTATGGACTGAGTTGTGAAGATAACCGCCTGAGTTATGTTACAACTAAGCATCATGGGGGTCCTGATGCTTCATTCAGTTCATCCCCCTTTGGGACACAGACAACTATTAACACCACAACAGGGGAGCGACTTACAGTTTGCTCCACATTACTCACCTCTGAGAACAAGAATGGAGATGAGGCGGATCAGCGACCTGAAATGGTGGAAGTGTTTAGGAATTTTGTGGCCTCCAGGCTCTCATTTTTCAGCCGAAATGGACAGTACCAGAAAGAAGAAATAATCACGATTGAGACCACTCTCAACAACTGGGAGCTGGTCCCTTTTGTTCGGCTGGGGAAGGAAAATGCCCAAAACACCTCCCAGCAGCAATGGAAATGTTCTTGTGGACATTATTCCAGGTCTTACCAGACAAGTTGCCCCAGGTGTGGACAAACGTTTAGTGGCTCGTTCATCACAGAAGTTGTTTGTGAactttgttaa